A genomic stretch from Thermomonospora umbrina includes:
- a CDS encoding HNH endonuclease family protein, producing MRRLLSAAALAVLLTIALAPTASATPPNIPSASTAASRLAALTVRAESNHSSYDRSLFPHWITISGSCNTRETVLKRDGVNVVTDSSCAAISGSWYSPFDGATWHAASDVDIDHMVPLAEAWSSGAHAWSTSSRQAYANDLGGPELWAVTDNVNQAKGDQDPATWQPPLSSFRCTYARAWIQVKWYWNLSVDSAEKSALTSMLNTC from the coding sequence ATGCGCCGATTGCTGTCGGCGGCCGCCCTGGCCGTCCTGCTCACCATCGCCCTGGCCCCCACCGCGTCCGCGACGCCCCCCAACATCCCGTCCGCCTCCACCGCCGCCTCCCGCCTCGCCGCCCTGACGGTACGGGCCGAGTCCAACCACTCCTCGTACGACCGGTCGCTGTTCCCGCACTGGATCACCATCTCGGGGAGCTGCAACACCCGCGAGACCGTCCTCAAGCGCGACGGCGTCAACGTCGTCACCGACTCCTCGTGCGCCGCGATCTCCGGCTCCTGGTACTCCCCGTTCGACGGGGCCACCTGGCACGCGGCGTCCGACGTCGACATCGACCACATGGTCCCGCTGGCCGAGGCCTGGTCCTCCGGCGCCCACGCCTGGTCCACCTCCTCCCGCCAGGCGTACGCCAACGACCTCGGCGGCCCCGAACTGTGGGCCGTCACCGACAACGTCAACCAGGCCAAGGGCGACCAGGACCCGGCCACCTGGCAGCCGCCCCTCTCCTCGTTCCGCTGCACGTACGCCCGCGCCTGGATCCAGGTGAAGTGGTACTGGAACCTCAGCGTCGACAGCGCCGAGAAGAGCGCCCTCACCTCCATGCTCAACACCT